The following proteins come from a genomic window of Rhodospirillales bacterium:
- a CDS encoding hemerythrin family protein, giving the protein MISLLDGLTEEKEAAALIPATLTTLSRYARFQFEREERVMVAFDYCGLEAHRAEHRGLLALLSRKRSRSPRTSALAYARKLHDELLAWFRHHTLLQHVALFSEIDDLEKAERIARLGAADCLIDLAATAVPRAASPPRKVPAEERIAAHA; this is encoded by the coding sequence GTGATTTCGCTCCTCGACGGCCTCACTGAGGAGAAGGAGGCCGCGGCCTTGATCCCGGCGACGCTGACGACCCTGTCCCGCTACGCGCGCTTCCAGTTCGAGCGCGAGGAGCGGGTCATGGTGGCGTTCGACTACTGCGGTCTCGAGGCCCATCGCGCCGAACATCGGGGCCTGCTCGCACTCCTGTCGAGGAAGCGTTCGCGCTCGCCTCGAACCTCGGCATTGGCGTATGCAAGAAAGCTGCATGACGAGTTGCTGGCGTGGTTTCGGCATCATACGTTGCTCCAGCACGTGGCGCTTTTCTCGGAGATCGATGACCTGGAGAAAGCGGAGCGCATCGCGCGACTAGGCGCAGCGGACTGCCTGATCGACCTTGCCGCGACTGCCGTCCCGCGCGCCGCATCTCCTCCCCGCAAGGTACCGGCCGAAGAACGAATTGCCGCCCATGCCTGA
- the gcvT gene encoding glycine cleavage system aminomethyltransferase GcvT yields the protein MAQPSGAPLKHTPLTALHKKLGAKMMPFAGYELPLQYSGIIAEHLHAREKAVLFDVSHMGQAILRGSEAAAALHDLVVGDIAALPAGKLRYTLLTNDRGGIIDDLIVINGGSYLVIVVNAARKDEDFAYIRDRAGERVELEVREDRALLALQGPAAGKVLARFAPASRHMMFMTMENLTIGDFKCGVTRSGYTGEDGFEITVAAEETESLARLLLDEDEVIPAGLGARDTLRLEAGLCLYGQDIDSETTPVEAGLTWTISARRREEGGFPGDEVILRQKAEGPERKRVGVRFEGHGVPRAGAELQAENGESVGRVTSGGYGPSVGCPIAMGYVASEHAEVGTSVRAVVRGKALPGEIVKLPFVPHRYAP from the coding sequence TTGGCACAGCCTTCCGGCGCTCCCCTCAAGCACACGCCCCTGACTGCTCTTCACAAGAAGCTGGGCGCGAAAATGATGCCGTTCGCCGGATACGAACTGCCGCTGCAGTACAGCGGCATCATTGCCGAGCACCTCCACGCCCGCGAGAAGGCGGTGCTGTTCGACGTGTCGCACATGGGTCAGGCGATCTTGCGGGGCTCCGAGGCGGCTGCCGCGCTGCACGACCTCGTCGTTGGCGACATCGCCGCCCTGCCCGCCGGCAAGCTCCGCTACACTTTGCTGACCAACGACCGCGGCGGCATCATCGACGATCTCATCGTCATCAACGGCGGCTCCTATCTGGTGATCGTTGTCAACGCGGCGCGCAAGGATGAGGATTTCGCGTACATCCGCGACCGCGCGGGTGAACGGGTCGAACTCGAGGTGCGCGAGGATCGCGCCCTGCTCGCGCTGCAGGGACCGGCGGCCGGCAAGGTTTTGGCGCGCTTCGCGCCGGCGAGCCGGCACATGATGTTCATGACCATGGAGAACCTGACCATAGGCGACTTCAAGTGCGGGGTAACGCGATCCGGCTACACCGGCGAAGACGGCTTCGAAATCACGGTCGCCGCCGAAGAGACAGAAAGCCTGGCTCGGCTGTTGCTGGACGAAGACGAGGTGATCCCGGCCGGCCTCGGCGCCCGCGACACGTTGCGGCTGGAGGCCGGCCTCTGCCTTTATGGGCAGGACATCGACAGCGAGACGACGCCGGTGGAAGCCGGCTTGACCTGGACCATCAGCGCGCGGCGGCGCGAAGAAGGCGGGTTCCCCGGGGACGAAGTCATTCTGCGGCAGAAGGCGGAAGGCCCCGAACGAAAACGCGTGGGGGTCCGTTTCGAGGGACACGGCGTTCCGCGCGCCGGCGCCGAATTGCAGGCGGAAAACGGAGAATCCGTCGGCCGCGTCACCAGCGGCGGATACGGGCCGTCCGTCGGCTGTCCCATCGCCATGGGCTACGTCGCCTCGGAGCACGCCGAAGTGGGAACGTCGGTGCGCGCTGTCGTCCGCGGCAAGGCGTTGCCGGGAGAGATTGTGAAGCTGCCCTTCGTTCCCCATCGATACGCACCCTGA
- the gcvPA gene encoding aminomethyl-transferring glycine dehydrogenase subunit GcvPA: protein MSRYLPLTDEDRQAMLAVIGVESVDALFRDVPDHTLLKQPLDLPRSQGEMQVEAAFIAFALRSLSPGCAATFLGAGSYRHHIPAAVDHLIQRGEFLTSYTPYQPEVSQGTLQVLFEFQTQVAMITGMDVANASMYDGATATAEAAQMAARLTRRRRIVLSGALHPHYRAVTETNCRFLGLDLEIREPDPCGEEDLAALVDRHTACVVAQNPDVFGRVRDLTPLAAACHDAGALLVVAVTEPVSLGLVTPPGAMDADIVAGEGQSFGNAPGFGGPTLGLFATRERFVRQMPGRLAGETVDADGRRGYVLTLSTREQHIRREKATSNICTNSGLCALAFSIHLALLGEQGLERLAALNHAAAVRLADDLAAIPGVEVLNETFFNEFTLRLSRPAADVVRELAGRGVLAGVPMSRFYPDDPAMAPLLLVAATEMNTPKDMERLAAGLGEALA from the coding sequence ATGAGCCGCTATCTGCCGCTCACCGACGAAGACCGGCAGGCGATGCTGGCGGTCATCGGCGTCGAGTCCGTCGATGCGCTGTTCCGCGACGTTCCTGATCATACGCTCCTCAAGCAACCCCTGGACTTGCCGCGCAGCCAAGGCGAAATGCAGGTGGAGGCGGCGTTCATCGCATTTGCGTTGCGGAGCCTGAGCCCCGGCTGCGCCGCCACGTTCCTCGGCGCCGGCAGCTACCGGCACCACATTCCGGCGGCGGTCGACCACCTCATCCAGCGCGGCGAGTTTCTGACCTCCTACACGCCTTATCAGCCGGAAGTGTCCCAAGGCACGCTGCAGGTTCTGTTCGAGTTTCAGACCCAGGTGGCGATGATCACCGGCATGGACGTTGCCAACGCCTCCATGTACGACGGCGCCACCGCGACCGCCGAAGCGGCGCAGATGGCCGCCCGCCTTACCCGACGCCGGCGCATCGTTCTGTCCGGCGCTCTCCATCCGCACTACAGGGCGGTGACCGAGACCAACTGCCGCTTTCTCGGCCTCGATCTGGAGATCCGGGAGCCGGATCCTTGCGGCGAGGAAGACCTTGCCGCGTTGGTCGATCGTCATACGGCTTGCGTGGTTGCGCAGAACCCAGACGTGTTCGGCCGCGTCCGCGACCTCACCCCGCTTGCCGCCGCCTGCCATGATGCCGGCGCGCTGCTGGTGGTCGCCGTCACCGAGCCGGTGTCGCTCGGCCTCGTTACTCCGCCCGGCGCGATGGACGCCGACATTGTCGCCGGCGAGGGCCAGTCCTTCGGCAATGCGCCTGGCTTCGGCGGACCTACCCTCGGCCTGTTCGCGACGCGGGAACGCTTCGTGCGGCAGATGCCGGGGCGTCTGGCGGGCGAGACTGTCGATGCCGATGGGCGGCGCGGCTACGTCCTGACGCTCTCGACGCGCGAGCAGCACATCCGCCGCGAGAAAGCCACCAGCAACATCTGCACCAACAGCGGTCTGTGCGCGCTGGCCTTCAGCATCCATCTGGCGTTGCTCGGCGAACAAGGGTTGGAGCGGCTGGCGGCGCTCAACCATGCCGCGGCGGTGCGCCTCGCCGACGACCTTGCGGCGATCCCCGGCGTGGAGGTGCTGAACGAGACATTCTTCAACGAGTTCACGTTGCGCCTGAGCCGGCCGGCCGCGGACGTGGTGCGGGAACTGGCTGGGCGCGGCGTCCTCGCGGGCGTTCCCATGTCGCGGTTCTACCCGGACGACCCGGCAATGGCTCCGCTGCTGCTGGTCGCTGCGACGGAGATGAACACGCCCAAGGACATGGAACGACTGGCGGCGGGCCTTGGGGAGGCGCTGGCATGA
- the gcvH gene encoding glycine cleavage system protein GcvH, whose translation MATTWFTREHEWIKVDGGEAVVGITNYAQDQLGDIVFVELPEVGRQLKQGDEAAVIESVKAASEVYAPVGGEVIAVNEALSEDPGRVNADAQKDGWFFKIALSDPGELDALMDEAAYKAHVAELG comes from the coding sequence ATGGCGACGACGTGGTTCACGCGTGAGCACGAATGGATCAAGGTCGACGGCGGCGAGGCCGTGGTCGGCATCACCAACTACGCGCAGGACCAACTCGGCGACATCGTCTTCGTCGAGCTTCCCGAAGTCGGGCGGCAACTCAAGCAGGGCGACGAGGCGGCGGTCATCGAGTCGGTCAAGGCGGCGAGCGAGGTGTACGCGCCCGTCGGCGGCGAGGTCATCGCGGTCAACGAGGCGCTCTCCGAAGATCCCGGGCGCGTTAACGCCGACGCCCAGAAAGACGGCTGGTTCTTCAAAATCGCGCTGTCCGATCCGGGCGAACTCGACGCATTGATGGACGAAGCCGCGTACAAAGCCCATGTTGCGGAGCTTGGATGA
- the rnhA gene encoding ribonuclease HI, which produces MTDTRAHADDVDVVQLFTDGACLGNPGPGGWGAVLRWRGVERELSGGAADTTNNRMELQAAIEGLRALKRRSKVHVYTDSRYVHDGITGWIQQWKRNGWKTAARKPVRNADLWQALDAQLGDHTVDWFWIRGHAGHPENERADRLARTAARQTSQ; this is translated from the coding sequence ATGACCGACACCAGGGCCCATGCGGACGACGTCGACGTGGTCCAACTGTTCACCGACGGTGCCTGCCTCGGCAACCCCGGACCCGGGGGGTGGGGCGCGGTGTTACGCTGGCGCGGGGTGGAGCGCGAGCTCAGCGGCGGAGCGGCCGACACCACCAACAACCGTATGGAACTGCAGGCAGCCATCGAGGGGCTTCGGGCGTTGAAGCGTCGATCCAAAGTCCACGTCTACACCGACAGCAGGTATGTCCACGACGGCATCACCGGCTGGATTCAGCAGTGGAAGCGAAACGGGTGGAAGACGGCGGCCCGCAAGCCGGTGCGCAACGCCGACCTGTGGCAGGCGCTCGACGCGCAACTGGGCGACCACACGGTAGACTGGTTCTGGATCCGCGGCCATGCGGGTCACCCCGAGAACGAGCGCGCCGACCGCTTGGCGCGTACCGCGGCCCGCCAAACTTCTCAGTGA
- the gcvPB gene encoding aminomethyl-transferring glycine dehydrogenase subunit GcvPB codes for MSYGARPTATTSGHRGLDWEEPLLFDQGAPQKCGVDLPEVDPMCADRLGGLRRRRPVGLPGLSEPEVVRHYLRLSRKNYAIDANMYPLGSCTMKHNPRINEKVARLPGIGDLHPLQPVETVQGALAIIDACAGWLKALTGLPAVAMSPAAGAHGELTGLMCIRAALEDRGDARKRVLVPESAHGTNPASARACGYAVESIPADADGRVNLDVLRQKLDTDVAAIMLTIPNTCGVFESAAPAIAEAVRGAGAFFYCDGANFNAYVGRVRPGDLGVDCMHINLHKTFSTPHGGGGPGSGPVVLSETLAPYAPLPYVVNAGDGLRLVEHASDGGGKPFGRVKAFHGQMGMFVRALAYMMSMGADGLRQVSGDAVLNANYLLARLKGTLTPAFEGLCMHEVLFDERALKGTGVTTLDLAKALIDEGFHPMTIYFPLVVNGAMLVEPTETESKETLDTFVASLEALVGRARSGDAKFFEESPTLAPRRRLDETRAARTPVLRWTPPAAASNHAAE; via the coding sequence ATGAGCTACGGCGCTCGACCGACTGCCACCACCAGCGGCCACCGCGGCCTCGACTGGGAAGAACCGCTGCTGTTCGACCAGGGCGCGCCGCAGAAGTGCGGCGTCGACCTGCCGGAGGTGGACCCCATGTGCGCCGATCGGCTGGGCGGTCTGCGGCGCCGGCGGCCGGTCGGCCTCCCCGGCCTTTCGGAGCCGGAGGTGGTGCGCCACTATCTCCGCCTCAGCCGCAAGAACTACGCCATCGACGCGAACATGTACCCGCTCGGGTCGTGCACCATGAAGCACAACCCGCGCATCAACGAAAAGGTCGCCCGGCTGCCGGGCATCGGCGATCTCCACCCGCTGCAGCCGGTGGAAACAGTACAGGGCGCACTGGCGATCATCGACGCTTGCGCCGGTTGGTTGAAGGCGCTGACCGGGCTGCCGGCGGTGGCGATGTCGCCGGCTGCCGGCGCCCATGGCGAACTGACCGGTCTGATGTGCATCCGCGCCGCCCTTGAAGATCGCGGCGACGCGCGCAAGCGGGTGCTGGTGCCCGAATCGGCGCACGGCACCAACCCGGCGAGCGCCCGCGCCTGCGGCTATGCGGTGGAATCGATCCCGGCCGACGCTGACGGACGGGTCAATCTCGACGTGCTGCGCCAGAAGCTGGATACCGACGTTGCGGCGATCATGCTCACCATCCCCAACACCTGCGGCGTGTTCGAAAGCGCGGCGCCGGCGATCGCCGAGGCGGTGCGCGGGGCGGGCGCGTTCTTCTACTGCGACGGCGCCAACTTCAACGCCTATGTCGGACGGGTGCGGCCGGGCGATCTCGGCGTCGATTGCATGCACATCAATCTGCACAAGACGTTCTCGACCCCCCACGGCGGCGGCGGTCCCGGCAGCGGCCCGGTGGTGCTGTCGGAGACGCTGGCGCCGTACGCGCCGCTGCCGTATGTGGTGAACGCCGGCGACGGCCTGCGCCTCGTCGAGCACGCGTCGGATGGGGGGGGCAAGCCGTTCGGGCGGGTTAAGGCCTTCCACGGCCAGATGGGCATGTTCGTCCGCGCCCTCGCCTACATGATGAGCATGGGAGCGGACGGGCTCCGCCAGGTCTCCGGCGACGCCGTCCTCAATGCCAACTACCTGTTGGCGCGCCTCAAGGGGACGCTGACGCCGGCCTTCGAAGGCCTGTGCATGCACGAGGTGCTGTTCGACGAGCGCGCGCTCAAGGGCACCGGCGTCACCACTCTCGACCTCGCCAAGGCGCTGATCGACGAGGGCTTCCATCCCATGACCATCTACTTCCCGCTGGTCGTCAACGGCGCGATGCTGGTCGAGCCGACCGAGACGGAGAGCAAGGAGACCCTGGATACCTTCGTCGCCAGCCTCGAGGCGCTGGTCGGCCGCGCCCGCTCCGGCGACGCGAAGTTCTTCGAGGAGAGCCCGACGCTGGCGCCGCGTCGCCGTCTGGACGAAACCCGC
- a CDS encoding homoserine kinase: protein MAVYTDVTDEEIAAFAANYDLGQVLASKGIAEGVENTNYLLLAERGPFILTLYEKRVRAADLPFFVALMEHLAARGVPTPLPVAGRDGQVLRTLAGRPAVLVTFLKGLWPRRPTAAHCGAVGEALARLHLAAVDFPMRRSNDLSVAGWRPLLETCLAAGDAVATELARELADELDVLERRWPDGLPAGIIHADLFPDNVFFEGERLSGLIDFYFACSDLLAYDLAICLNAWCFEPDLSFNVTKARRLLWGYQSCRTLSAGELTALPILARGAALRFLLTRLHDWLQTPKDALVTPKNPSEYLNKLRFHRRVRGPDGYGLD from the coding sequence ATGGCCGTTTACACCGACGTCACCGACGAAGAGATCGCCGCGTTCGCCGCGAATTACGATCTCGGCCAGGTTCTCGCCAGCAAGGGTATTGCCGAAGGTGTCGAGAACACCAACTACCTGCTCCTCGCCGAACGCGGTCCGTTCATCCTGACGCTGTACGAGAAGCGCGTCCGTGCGGCGGATCTGCCGTTCTTCGTAGCGCTGATGGAGCACTTGGCGGCGCGGGGCGTGCCGACACCGCTGCCGGTCGCCGGGCGTGACGGGCAGGTGCTGCGCACCCTTGCCGGCCGCCCCGCGGTCCTCGTGACGTTCCTCAAGGGCTTGTGGCCGCGCCGCCCGACCGCGGCCCATTGCGGCGCCGTCGGCGAGGCCCTCGCGAGACTACATCTGGCTGCAGTCGATTTTCCGATGCGCCGGTCGAACGACTTGTCGGTCGCGGGATGGCGTCCGTTGCTCGAGACCTGCCTTGCGGCCGGCGACGCGGTCGCGACCGAGTTGGCGCGAGAGTTGGCGGATGAGCTCGATGTCCTGGAGCGGCGCTGGCCGGACGGGCTGCCGGCCGGGATCATCCATGCGGATCTGTTCCCCGACAACGTGTTCTTCGAAGGCGAGCGGCTGAGCGGGCTGATCGATTTCTATTTCGCGTGCTCCGACCTCCTCGCCTACGACTTGGCCATCTGCCTCAACGCCTGGTGCTTCGAGCCGGACTTGAGCTTCAACGTCACCAAGGCGAGGCGCCTGCTCTGGGGCTACCAGTCCTGCCGCACGCTGTCCGCCGGCGAGCTGACAGCGTTGCCGATCCTCGCAAGGGGGGCGGCGCTGCGCTTCCTGCTGACACGCCTCCACGACTGGCTGCAGACCCCCAAGGATGCCTTGGTGACACCCAAGAACCCGAGCGAATACCTCAACAAGCTGCGCTTTCATCGCCGCGTGCGCGGGCCCGACGGGTACGGACTGGACTGA